Proteins encoded within one genomic window of Amycolatopsis nigrescens CSC17Ta-90:
- a CDS encoding SDR family oxidoreductase, with amino-acid sequence MSKRTAVITGASAGIGEATARALAEAGFEVVLGARRLDRLQKLADELSGTAHVLDVTDPESVAAFAGSIPECHVLVNNAGGARGLERVEAADEENWRWMWEVNVLGTLRVTKALLPKLVASGDGHVLTVTSIAGYGVYDGGAGYTSAKHAQSALHRTLRSEYLGEPVRVTEIVPGMVETEFSLHRFEGDEERAAGVYRGLQPLTPGDVAEVIAFAATRPSHVNLDQIVLKPRAQYDGTRAHRS; translated from the coding sequence ATGAGCAAGCGAACCGCAGTGATCACCGGCGCCAGCGCCGGCATCGGCGAAGCGACCGCGCGGGCCCTCGCCGAAGCCGGCTTCGAAGTGGTGCTCGGTGCCCGGCGCCTCGACCGACTGCAGAAGCTGGCGGACGAGTTGTCCGGCACCGCACACGTACTGGACGTGACAGACCCGGAGTCGGTTGCCGCGTTCGCCGGGTCAATCCCGGAGTGCCACGTCCTGGTCAACAACGCCGGCGGCGCCCGCGGCCTGGAGCGGGTGGAGGCCGCGGACGAGGAGAACTGGCGCTGGATGTGGGAAGTGAACGTGCTGGGCACGCTGCGGGTGACCAAGGCGCTGCTGCCGAAACTGGTCGCCTCCGGGGACGGCCATGTGCTCACCGTCACGTCCATCGCGGGCTACGGGGTCTACGACGGCGGGGCCGGTTACACCTCGGCGAAGCACGCGCAGTCCGCGCTGCACCGGACGCTGCGCTCGGAGTACCTCGGCGAACCGGTGCGGGTCACCGAGATCGTGCCGGGCATGGTGGAGACCGAGTTCTCGTTGCACCGCTTCGAGGGCGACGAGGAGCGGGCGGCCGGGGTGTACCGCGGGCTCCAGCCGCTCACCCCGGGTGACGTGGCCGAGGTGATCGCCTTCGCGGCGACCAGGCCGTCGCACGTGAACCTGGACCAGATCGTGCTCAAGCCCCGCGCCCAGTACGACGGCACCCGCGCGCACCGCTCCTGA